The Mesorhizobium sp. B1-1-8 genome contains a region encoding:
- a CDS encoding LysR substrate-binding domain-containing protein: MKAPLDLDQLQTFISIADTGSFTRAAEEVHRTQSAVSMQMRRLEERIGKPLFEKDGRTNRLTEEGDRLLSYARRLIYLNRETLAAFDDQRLEGTIRIGTPDDYADRFLPEIMARFSRSNPRVELTVICEPTPGLVEHIKRGNLDLALVTHNDTRGQSEVVRREPLLWVTSANHATHEQEILPMAFGRPNCVWRRAAVDVLDRQNREYRVLFSSFSATVITAAVLSGLAVSVLPECALRPGMRVLGEADGFGTLPDCRIGIMRGQTSQPEIVDALARHISESLDNISVPVGEETGSFDFAALAFARMKRTKPNQILPGW; encoded by the coding sequence ATGAAAGCGCCGCTCGATCTCGATCAGTTGCAGACCTTCATCTCGATCGCCGATACCGGCAGCTTCACCCGCGCTGCCGAGGAGGTGCACCGGACGCAGTCGGCGGTGTCGATGCAGATGCGCCGGCTGGAGGAGCGGATCGGCAAACCGCTGTTCGAAAAGGACGGCCGCACCAACAGGCTTACCGAGGAAGGCGACAGACTGCTCTCCTACGCAAGGCGGCTCATCTACCTCAACCGCGAGACACTCGCCGCCTTCGATGACCAGCGGCTGGAAGGCACGATCCGCATCGGCACGCCGGACGACTACGCCGACCGCTTCCTGCCCGAGATCATGGCGCGCTTCTCGCGCTCCAATCCGCGCGTGGAGCTCACCGTCATCTGCGAGCCGACGCCGGGGCTGGTCGAGCATATCAAACGCGGCAATCTCGACCTCGCGCTGGTGACGCACAACGACACGCGCGGCCAGTCGGAAGTGGTGCGGCGCGAGCCGCTGCTGTGGGTCACCTCGGCCAACCACGCCACGCATGAGCAGGAAATCCTGCCGATGGCGTTCGGCAGGCCGAACTGCGTCTGGCGGCGCGCGGCCGTCGACGTGCTCGACCGGCAGAACCGCGAGTATCGCGTGCTTTTCTCGAGCTTCTCGGCGACCGTGATCACCGCCGCCGTGCTTTCCGGCCTCGCTGTCTCGGTGCTGCCGGAATGCGCGCTCAGGCCCGGGATGCGCGTTCTGGGCGAGGCCGACGGGTTCGGCACGCTGCCCGACTGCCGCATCGGCATCATGCGCGGCCAAACCTCGCAGCCGGAGATCGTCGATGCGCTGGCCCGCCACATCTCGGAAAGCCTCGACAATATTTCCGTGCCGGTCGGCGAGGAGACGGGAAGCTTCGACTTTGCAGCCCTCGCCTTCGCCAGGATGAAGCGGACAAAGCCCAACCAGATCCTGCCCGGCTGGTAA
- a CDS encoding EAL domain-containing protein has translation MSPSPNSSPLTHQVTLTVLILAALALAIVAGFGFYATTQADHASLERQKIFIADGLKDQVAAVQREQESVAVWDDSVTNVREGNQVWIEENLSVWMYTYYGHNRVYILDAANRPVHAMREGKVVDPSAYGEDEPAIRAAVERLRAMLGQPPRTDASGQPAKMVVEDLVSLGGQPAILSVMPLVPSSDRVTQAPGTEYLDVSAEFINDAVIGKIAGKYLLEGARLVPLSQPAGAAAVPLVDSRGVILGYIGWDQERPGLALVRKMAPALAVALLLATGVLVFLLRRLRRASTALQTSQDQAQYLAFHDTLTGLPNRALFEDRLRRMLLFASHEAARVALLYLDIDRFKHVNDTLGHPAGDELVRQTAARLRHTIREVDTVARLGGDEFAIILLDVRDVRSAEDIADRLLQKLREPFKLIDDQIFASASIGIALSSGPDTDADDLLRKADIALYEAKKNGRGRYQIFAGDMDDLLLRKRRVEAELRKALDGDGGIKLAYQPVFATDCRRILGAEALIRWGHEVHGALPAAQFIAIAEERGMIGELGRWILSEACRFAVGTELPWIAVNVSPMQLRDVGFAEQVASILSETGLEPARLQLETTESVLLEHNDTIGSVLAALRKSGIRIVLDDFGTGYSSLSYLRRQAIDKLKIDRSVVHLLNEDASAAAIVKALIELALALRVEVTAEGVETDGQKTLLVGMGCHQLQGYLLSPPLEPGQLLALPGLSSDAPERSAARA, from the coding sequence ATGAGCCCAAGCCCCAACAGCAGCCCACTGACGCATCAGGTCACGTTGACCGTGCTGATCCTTGCCGCCTTGGCGCTGGCCATTGTCGCCGGCTTCGGCTTCTACGCAACCACCCAGGCCGATCATGCTTCGCTCGAACGGCAGAAAATCTTCATCGCCGACGGTTTGAAGGACCAGGTCGCCGCGGTCCAGCGCGAGCAGGAAAGCGTCGCCGTCTGGGACGATTCCGTTACCAACGTCAGGGAGGGTAACCAGGTCTGGATCGAGGAAAACCTCAGCGTCTGGATGTATACCTACTACGGTCACAACCGGGTCTACATTCTCGACGCCGCCAACCGCCCGGTCCATGCCATGCGCGAAGGCAAGGTGGTCGATCCGTCCGCCTATGGCGAGGACGAGCCGGCCATACGGGCGGCCGTCGAAAGGCTGCGCGCCATGCTGGGCCAGCCGCCGCGGACCGATGCCTCCGGCCAGCCGGCCAAGATGGTGGTCGAGGACCTAGTATCGCTCGGCGGCCAGCCGGCGATCCTCAGCGTCATGCCGCTGGTGCCGAGCTCGGACCGAGTCACACAGGCGCCCGGCACCGAATATCTTGATGTTTCGGCTGAGTTCATCAATGACGCGGTGATCGGCAAGATCGCCGGGAAATATCTGCTCGAAGGCGCCCGCCTGGTGCCGCTGTCGCAACCAGCCGGCGCGGCGGCCGTCCCACTGGTCGATTCCCGCGGCGTCATTCTTGGTTATATCGGCTGGGACCAGGAACGGCCCGGCCTCGCCCTGGTGCGCAAAATGGCTCCGGCCCTGGCGGTAGCGCTGCTTCTGGCGACGGGCGTCCTGGTCTTCCTGCTGCGCCGGCTGCGCCGCGCCTCGACGGCGCTGCAGACCAGCCAGGATCAGGCGCAATATCTTGCCTTCCACGACACGCTCACCGGCCTGCCCAATCGGGCGCTGTTCGAGGATCGCTTGCGGCGCATGCTGCTGTTTGCCAGCCACGAAGCGGCAAGGGTGGCGCTGCTTTACCTCGATATCGACCGCTTCAAGCATGTCAACGATACGCTCGGCCATCCGGCCGGCGACGAGCTTGTCCGCCAGACGGCGGCCAGGCTTAGGCACACGATCCGCGAGGTCGACACGGTGGCGCGGCTCGGCGGCGACGAATTCGCCATCATCCTGCTGGATGTGCGCGATGTCAGGAGCGCGGAGGACATTGCCGACAGGCTGCTGCAGAAATTGCGCGAGCCGTTCAAGCTGATCGACGACCAGATCTTTGCCAGCGCCAGCATTGGCATTGCGCTGTCGTCGGGGCCTGACACCGACGCGGATGACCTGCTGCGCAAGGCCGACATCGCCCTCTACGAGGCCAAGAAGAACGGCCGCGGCCGCTACCAGATTTTCGCCGGCGACATGGATGACCTGCTGCTGCGCAAGCGCAGGGTCGAGGCCGAACTGCGCAAGGCGCTGGATGGCGATGGCGGCATAAAGCTCGCCTATCAGCCAGTCTTCGCCACCGACTGCCGCAGGATCCTGGGCGCCGAAGCCCTGATCCGCTGGGGACACGAGGTGCATGGCGCGCTGCCGGCGGCGCAATTCATCGCCATCGCCGAAGAGCGCGGCATGATCGGCGAGCTCGGCAGATGGATTCTGTCGGAGGCATGCCGCTTCGCGGTCGGCACCGAGCTGCCGTGGATCGCCGTCAACGTCTCGCCGATGCAATTGCGCGACGTCGGTTTCGCCGAACAGGTCGCGTCGATCCTGAGCGAAACCGGCCTAGAGCCGGCCCGCCTGCAGCTCGAGACCACCGAGAGCGTGCTTCTCGAACACAACGACACCATCGGCTCGGTGCTTGCCGCGCTGCGCAAATCCGGCATCCGCATCGTGCTCGACGATTTCGGCACCGGCTATTCGTCGCTGAGCTATCTGCGCCGCCAAGCTATCGACAAGCTGAAGATCGACCGCTCCGTCGTGCACCTTCTGAACGAGGACGCAAGTGCGGCGGCAATCGTCAAGGCGCTGATCGAGCTTGCGCTGGCTCTAAGGGTCGAGGTGACGGCCGAAGGCGTCGAGACCGACGGCCAGAAAACCCTGCTCGTCGGCATGGGTTGCCATCAACTGCAGGGCTATCTGCTGTCGCCGCCGCTGGAACCCGGCCAATTGCTGGCGCTGCCAGGCCTGTCGTCCGACGCCCCGGAACGCTCCGCCGCCCGCGCCTGA
- the xseA gene encoding exodeoxyribonuclease VII large subunit, with the protein MSEAGSESRSNATEYTVSEISGALKRTVEDAFGNVRVRGEISGYRGPHSSGHAYFALKDDRARIDAVVWKTTMSRLKFRPEEGMEVIASGKLTTYPGKSNYQIVIDNLEPAGAGALMALLEERKRRLQAEGLFDAGRKRRLPFMPRVIGVITSPTGSVIRDIIHRIKDRFPLTVLVWPVRVQGETAGREVTAAVNGFNALEWAGPIRQPDLLIVARGGGSLEDLWGFNDEALARAVADSRIPVISAVGHETDWTLVDFAADMRAPTPTGAAEMAVPVKAELEATLASLGARLNACASRHLERKRQAVRAAARALPSPDQLLALPRRRFDDATSRLGRGLTVNIERKRATLERQRLTPATLSRRLNEARTLTGRDIARARAAFFAIVRQGRARFERTSVRLSPAPIARRQKAQADTLAGLTRRQDQALARRLDRLRAALTQADRLLATLSHKAVLARGFALVKDVDGSVIKRVADLAPGAALQLEFADGNADAIATSGGARPKLAAKPPVRTKDPGNQGSLF; encoded by the coding sequence ATGAGTGAAGCAGGAAGCGAATCGCGCAGCAACGCCACCGAATATACGGTGAGCGAGATTTCCGGCGCGCTGAAGCGCACCGTCGAGGACGCGTTCGGCAATGTGCGCGTGCGCGGCGAGATCTCCGGCTATCGCGGGCCGCATTCCTCCGGCCACGCCTATTTCGCGCTGAAGGACGACCGGGCTCGCATCGACGCCGTGGTGTGGAAGACCACGATGAGCCGGCTGAAATTCCGCCCCGAGGAAGGGATGGAAGTGATCGCCAGCGGCAAGCTGACGACCTATCCCGGCAAATCCAACTACCAGATCGTCATCGACAATCTGGAGCCGGCGGGCGCCGGCGCGCTGATGGCGCTCCTGGAAGAGCGCAAGCGCCGGCTGCAGGCCGAAGGGCTGTTCGATGCCGGCCGCAAGCGGCGGCTGCCGTTCATGCCGCGGGTGATCGGCGTCATCACCTCGCCGACCGGCTCGGTGATCCGCGACATCATCCACCGCATCAAGGACCGCTTTCCGCTCACAGTGCTGGTCTGGCCGGTCCGGGTGCAGGGCGAGACGGCGGGCCGGGAAGTGACGGCCGCCGTCAATGGCTTCAACGCGCTGGAATGGGCCGGGCCGATCCGCCAGCCCGACCTTTTGATCGTGGCGCGCGGCGGCGGCAGCCTCGAAGACCTGTGGGGCTTCAACGACGAGGCGCTGGCGCGCGCGGTCGCGGATTCCCGCATCCCGGTGATCTCGGCAGTCGGCCACGAGACGGACTGGACGCTGGTCGACTTCGCCGCCGACATGCGGGCGCCGACGCCGACCGGCGCTGCCGAGATGGCAGTGCCGGTCAAGGCGGAGCTCGAAGCGACGCTGGCAAGCCTCGGCGCACGGCTCAATGCCTGTGCCTCGCGCCATCTCGAGCGCAAGCGCCAGGCAGTGCGTGCGGCCGCGCGGGCACTGCCCTCGCCCGACCAGCTGCTGGCCCTGCCGCGCCGCCGCTTCGACGACGCGACCAGCCGCCTCGGACGAGGGCTGACGGTCAATATCGAGCGCAAGAGGGCAACGCTGGAGCGGCAGCGGCTGACGCCGGCAACCTTGTCGCGGCGCCTCAACGAGGCGCGCACGCTGACGGGCCGCGACATCGCCCGCGCGCGGGCGGCCTTCTTTGCGATCGTACGGCAGGGGCGTGCACGCTTCGAGCGAACGTCGGTGCGACTGTCGCCCGCGCCGATCGCCAGGCGGCAGAAGGCGCAGGCCGACACGCTGGCCGGGCTGACGCGCAGGCAGGACCAGGCACTGGCGCGGCGGCTGGACCGCCTGCGCGCGGCGCTGACCCAGGCGGACCGGCTGCTCGCCACGCTGTCGCACAAGGCGGTGCTGGCGCGCGGCTTCGCGCTGGTCAAGGACGTTGACGGCTCGGTCATCAAGCGGGTCGCGGATCTGGCGCCGGGTGCCGCCCTGCAGCTGGAATTCGCCGACGGCAATGCCGATGCCATCGCCACCAGCGGCGGCGCGCGGCCGAAACTGGCCGCCAAGCCGCCAGTCAGGACCAAGGACCCGGGCAACCAGGGCTCACTGTTCTGA
- a CDS encoding DUF768 domain-containing protein: MSEHAIEFLRGWIGEKVHCQHSPVRIEKQAETLARECAAKAAEEGIPLEDIQEEVGDIQELIASRLEEAAEESERDTTTDKPSK; this comes from the coding sequence ATGAGTGAACATGCGATCGAGTTCCTGCGCGGATGGATCGGCGAAAAGGTCCATTGCCAGCATTCGCCGGTCAGGATCGAGAAGCAGGCCGAGACCCTCGCCAGGGAGTGCGCCGCCAAGGCTGCCGAAGAAGGCATTCCGCTTGAGGACATCCAGGAAGAAGTCGGCGATATTCAGGAGCTGATCGCCTCGCGTCTCGAGGAAGCTGCCGAGGAGAGCGAACGCGACACGACGACGGACAAGCCGTCCAAGTGA
- a CDS encoding phasin encodes MSKTTTKTETAENVEFPSFDASKTTDQMRAFAEKGVEQSKEAYAKLKTGAEETQKVLESTFETAKTVSSDLSLKTIAVMRANAEANFSHLEALIGAKTLSEVVELQTAFLRKRVEMAVEQAKELQTVASKAVEDVSKPAKTAFEKAMKDAKAA; translated from the coding sequence ATGTCCAAGACGACCACCAAGACCGAGACCGCCGAAAACGTTGAATTCCCGAGCTTCGACGCTTCCAAGACCACCGACCAGATGCGCGCTTTCGCCGAGAAGGGCGTCGAGCAGTCGAAGGAAGCCTATGCCAAGCTGAAGACTGGCGCGGAAGAGACCCAGAAGGTTCTGGAGTCGACCTTCGAGACCGCCAAGACCGTTTCCAGCGATCTCTCGCTCAAGACCATCGCTGTTATGCGCGCCAATGCCGAGGCCAATTTCTCGCATCTCGAAGCCCTGATCGGCGCCAAGACGCTGTCGGAAGTCGTCGAGCTGCAGACTGCCTTCCTGCGCAAGCGTGTCGAAATGGCTGTCGAGCAGGCCAAGGAGCTCCAGACGGTTGCCTCCAAGGCGGTCGAGGACGTCTCCAAGCCGGCCAAGACCGCCTTCGAGAAGGCCATGAAGGACGCCAAGGCGGCCTGA
- a CDS encoding PAS domain S-box protein, translating to MPPENYSFLDVAVLDAVRQRFAAGDALAILSADLEQVIWANGPGAAMFGYPDIEAIIGASAQLPLIARRQIMATSGFPEIGSDRAITVRLATGMVSRAVGFLASAVTMPDGEKAIMLALPAAQTGSRSAAEIAGRAIGGFTEAGHFIAFVDAQGNVEAASEGFAALGIEPETLAALVADVASSGDRIVKRLVPGAGATYPAGFAQLTDVRHLLVVIDEDQLDGADSLADDRAGDGQSGQASDDQGALAKSAVAASADESGVAEPVQDNNPTAPAAVAGEAAVTEIPEDSSAEPAVEDKSSGPVGQPAEDGGAAQSDHPAQHDHWYFNAGGDDAKKPEPEMPAKVEPVQGSVEDKELAIAEVASSHEPMAPRTIDRSAPPLRFVWRTDAEGKFSTLSPEFADIVGKPAADVIGRRFSDVATTFGLDASGEIAGLLERRDTWSGRSVLWPVAGTELKIPVDLAALPVYGRSRAFEGFRGFGVARSADAVVDPEALGMALVPNGAAPAELERAAEPPPIEQPPIEQPAGEQPAGEQPAAEPPKPADPFRGEVPALTIVPKPERRFADKVIRLAEHRQPANDKQPASDKQRATDKGLSVLERSAFREIGERLRKDSSSPTEPHTPEAEQRTPEAEKRPDATADVDTSKATAEQPRTGEVKTVEVKTGEVQAGEAEPAAPDLATPATEEASRTPPKAEAADTAEAETEAEDQKDLARLDGVEDASGVSAAQGETPPAVSLLDYAGREKAVETTGEAPVSEPDKIAETQQASEPSETQPAVAEVPAPDAGANDDSMTADDFRDAEDSEDWVDPDIDNSSSAIDRTAGMPAPPAERPRFEVPPLKSAGFVPSAFSTGEEAGTPDTSIVARLPVPLLIHSGDMLHYANEAFLELTGYDTLEDLADAGGLGALFADHYADDGEADESDRSLKLKTRQGQEFPIDALLRSVPWRGGKALMLVVRRSGEDEAMPAHFGAANDEPTHQPDVPELKARIAEMRTIIDTATDGVVLIGRDGNIRSISRPAEALFGFDSDEVAGKPFASLFAIESQRAARDYLSGLSEPGVASVLNDGREVIGRESQGRFIPLFMTIGRLPNDSGFCAVVRDITQWKRAEEDLTQARAVAERASSQKTDFLARISHEIRTPLNAIIGFSELMVDEKFGPVANDRYRDYLRDINRSGNHVLDLVNDLLDISKIEAGQQEMDYEAVSLNDTLAETVAMMQPQANRERVIIRSSFASRLPEVVADLRSVRQIALNILSNAIRYTQAGGQVIVSTAYEASGDVVMRVRDTGIGMTQAEIEQALKPFKQINALKRGRGDGTGLGLPLTKAMVEANRARFIITSTPGEGTLVEVAFPSTRVLAE from the coding sequence ATGCCGCCTGAAAACTACTCCTTCCTCGACGTCGCCGTGCTCGACGCGGTCCGTCAGCGCTTTGCCGCGGGCGACGCGCTCGCCATATTGTCGGCCGACCTCGAACAGGTGATCTGGGCCAACGGCCCGGGTGCCGCGATGTTCGGCTATCCGGACATCGAGGCGATCATCGGCGCCTCGGCGCAGCTGCCGCTGATCGCCAGGCGGCAGATCATGGCGACCAGCGGCTTTCCGGAGATCGGCAGCGACCGCGCCATCACGGTCAGGCTGGCGACCGGCATGGTGAGCCGCGCCGTCGGCTTCTTGGCCAGCGCGGTGACGATGCCGGACGGCGAAAAGGCCATCATGCTGGCGCTGCCGGCCGCGCAGACCGGTTCGCGCAGTGCTGCCGAGATCGCCGGCCGCGCCATTGGCGGCTTCACCGAGGCCGGGCATTTCATCGCCTTCGTCGATGCTCAAGGCAATGTCGAGGCGGCATCGGAGGGCTTTGCGGCGCTCGGCATCGAACCGGAGACGCTGGCTGCCCTGGTTGCCGACGTAGCTAGCAGCGGCGACCGCATCGTCAAGCGCCTCGTTCCCGGCGCCGGGGCCACCTATCCCGCCGGCTTTGCGCAGCTGACGGACGTGCGCCACCTGCTGGTGGTGATCGACGAGGACCAGCTTGACGGCGCAGACAGCCTTGCTGACGATCGGGCTGGCGATGGTCAAAGCGGACAGGCTAGCGATGACCAGGGCGCTTTGGCGAAAAGCGCAGTGGCTGCTTCCGCAGACGAGAGCGGCGTGGCGGAACCGGTTCAGGACAACAATCCGACAGCGCCGGCCGCGGTAGCCGGCGAAGCGGCCGTCACCGAAATTCCCGAGGACAGCAGCGCCGAACCCGCCGTCGAAGATAAGTCTTCGGGCCCGGTGGGCCAACCGGCCGAAGATGGCGGCGCTGCGCAATCCGACCATCCCGCACAGCACGACCATTGGTATTTCAACGCCGGCGGTGACGACGCCAAAAAACCTGAACCGGAGATGCCGGCCAAGGTCGAACCGGTGCAAGGCTCGGTCGAAGACAAGGAGCTGGCTATCGCAGAGGTCGCATCATCGCACGAGCCGATGGCGCCGCGAACGATCGACCGCTCGGCGCCGCCGCTGCGTTTCGTCTGGCGCACCGACGCCGAGGGCAAGTTCAGCACTCTGTCGCCGGAGTTCGCCGACATCGTCGGCAAGCCGGCCGCCGACGTGATCGGCCGCCGCTTCAGCGATGTCGCGACGACTTTCGGCCTCGACGCCTCAGGCGAAATCGCCGGCCTGCTCGAGCGGCGCGACACCTGGTCCGGCCGCTCGGTACTGTGGCCGGTGGCCGGCACGGAGCTGAAGATCCCGGTCGATCTGGCGGCGCTGCCGGTCTATGGCCGCAGCCGCGCCTTCGAAGGTTTTCGCGGCTTCGGTGTGGCGCGCAGCGCCGACGCCGTGGTCGATCCGGAAGCGCTCGGCATGGCGCTTGTGCCCAACGGCGCAGCGCCGGCCGAGCTGGAGCGCGCGGCCGAACCGCCGCCGATCGAGCAGCCGCCGATCGAGCAGCCGGCGGGCGAGCAGCCGGCGGGCGAGCAACCGGCGGCGGAACCGCCGAAGCCTGCCGATCCGTTCCGCGGCGAGGTGCCGGCGCTGACCATCGTGCCGAAGCCGGAGCGGCGCTTTGCCGACAAGGTAATCCGGCTGGCCGAACACCGGCAGCCGGCCAACGACAAGCAGCCGGCAAGCGACAAGCAGCGGGCAACCGACAAAGGCCTGTCGGTGCTGGAACGCAGCGCCTTCCGCGAAATCGGCGAGCGGCTGCGCAAGGACAGTTCCAGCCCAACCGAGCCGCACACCCCCGAAGCTGAGCAACGCACCCCCGAAGCTGAAAAGCGGCCCGATGCGACCGCGGACGTCGATACGTCGAAGGCAACCGCGGAACAGCCGCGGACTGGCGAGGTGAAGACCGTTGAGGTGAAGACTGGCGAGGTGCAAGCCGGCGAAGCCGAGCCGGCGGCGCCCGACCTGGCAACGCCCGCTACAGAGGAAGCGAGCCGTACGCCGCCGAAGGCCGAGGCCGCTGACACCGCGGAAGCGGAGACCGAGGCGGAGGACCAGAAGGATCTGGCCCGGCTCGACGGCGTCGAAGACGCTTCCGGAGTAAGCGCCGCCCAGGGCGAAACACCGCCGGCCGTCTCGCTGCTCGACTATGCGGGGCGCGAGAAAGCGGTCGAGACGACTGGCGAAGCGCCGGTTTCCGAGCCGGACAAGATTGCGGAGACGCAGCAGGCCAGCGAGCCGAGCGAAACGCAGCCGGCCGTGGCCGAGGTGCCGGCCCCGGATGCCGGCGCGAACGACGATAGCATGACCGCCGACGATTTTCGCGATGCGGAAGACAGCGAGGATTGGGTCGATCCCGACATTGACAACAGCTCGTCCGCCATTGATCGGACAGCCGGGATGCCGGCGCCGCCTGCGGAGCGGCCGCGCTTCGAGGTGCCGCCGCTCAAGTCGGCTGGATTTGTGCCGTCCGCCTTCTCTACCGGAGAGGAGGCTGGAACTCCCGACACGTCCATCGTCGCCAGGCTGCCGGTGCCGCTGCTCATCCATTCCGGCGATATGCTGCATTACGCCAATGAGGCGTTCCTCGAGCTCACCGGCTATGATACGCTGGAGGACCTTGCCGATGCGGGCGGGCTGGGGGCGCTGTTCGCCGACCACTACGCCGACGATGGCGAGGCCGACGAAAGCGACCGTTCGCTGAAGCTGAAAACCCGCCAGGGCCAGGAATTCCCGATCGATGCGCTGCTGCGTTCGGTTCCCTGGCGCGGCGGCAAGGCGCTGATGCTGGTGGTGCGCCGCTCGGGCGAGGACGAGGCGATGCCCGCGCATTTCGGCGCGGCGAATGACGAGCCGACCCATCAGCCGGATGTTCCCGAGCTCAAGGCGCGCATTGCTGAAATGCGCACCATCATCGACACCGCCACGGATGGCGTGGTGCTGATCGGCCGCGACGGCAATATCCGTTCGATCAGCCGGCCGGCGGAAGCGCTGTTCGGCTTCGACAGCGACGAGGTCGCCGGCAAGCCTTTTGCCTCGCTGTTCGCCATCGAGAGCCAGCGCGCGGCGCGCGACTATCTCAGCGGTCTTTCCGAGCCCGGCGTAGCGAGCGTCTTGAATGACGGCCGCGAGGTCATTGGCCGCGAGTCTCAAGGGCGCTTCATTCCATTGTTCATGACTATCGGCAGGCTGCCCAACGACAGCGGCTTCTGCGCGGTGGTGCGCGACATCACGCAGTGGAAGCGGGCCGAGGAAGACCTCACCCAGGCGCGCGCCGTGGCCGAGCGCGCCTCCTCGCAGAAGACGGATTTCCTCGCCCGCATCAGCCATGAGATACGCACGCCGCTCAACGCCATCATCGGCTTTTCCGAATTGATGGTCGACGAGAAGTTCGGCCCCGTGGCCAACGATCGCTACCGTGACTATCTGCGCGACATCAACCGCTCTGGCAATCACGTGCTCGATCTGGTCAACGATCTGCTCGATATCTCCAAGATCGAGGCCGGCCAGCAGGAGATGGATTACGAGGCGGTGTCGCTCAACGACACGCTGGCCGAAACGGTGGCGATGATGCAGCCGCAGGCCAATCGCGAGCGCGTCATCATCCGTTCCAGCTTCGCCTCGCGGCTGCCGGAAGTGGTGGCGGATCTGCGCAGCGTGCGCCAGATCGCTCTCAACATCCTATCGAACGCCATCCGCTACACCCAGGCCGGCGGCCAGGTCATCGTGTCGACCGCTTACGAGGCCTCCGGCGATGTCGTCATGCGGGTGCGCGACACCGGCATCGGCATGACCCAGGCCGAGATCGAACAGGCGCTGAAGCCGTTCAAGCAGATCAATGCGCTGAAGCGCGGCCGCGGCGACGGTACCGGCCTTGGGCTGCCGCTGACCAAGGCGATGGTGGAGGCGAACCGCGCCCGTTTCATCATCACTTCGACCCCCGGCGAAGGAACGCTGGTCGAGGTCGCCTTCCCCTCGACCCGCGTGCTGGCGGAATAA